Proteins found in one Streptomyces sp. CB09001 genomic segment:
- a CDS encoding sugar ABC transporter permease, producing the protein MASPTLTTGTPDARKGGGARRVRRQLPASPWLFAAPGLLITGAFILYPFVSTLVNSFTDRRTLVPGQFVGLANFRELLHDDMFWIGLRNSSLYVLGVVPALVLLPLLLALLVQKNIPGITFFRSAFYTPVVASIVVVGLIWVWLLDERGLVNSLLETLGGSPVGFLSDQWLILLSAMGVTVWKGLGYYMIIYLAALANVPRELHEAAAVDGAGAVRRFLTVTVPAVRSTMVLVAALSSVAAFKVFSEVYLMAGPSGGPAGEDTTLVMLVQRTGTGLTGRVGYASAISVVVFVVTVVLMLLVLRADRKEDA; encoded by the coding sequence ATGGCGAGTCCCACCCTCACCACCGGCACACCGGACGCCCGCAAGGGCGGCGGCGCCCGGCGCGTGCGACGGCAACTGCCCGCCAGTCCCTGGCTGTTCGCCGCACCCGGTCTGCTGATCACCGGCGCGTTCATCCTCTACCCGTTCGTCTCCACCCTCGTCAACTCCTTCACCGACCGCCGCACCCTGGTCCCGGGCCAGTTCGTGGGCCTCGCCAACTTCCGCGAGCTGCTCCACGACGACATGTTCTGGATCGGCCTGCGCAACAGCTCCCTGTACGTCCTCGGGGTCGTCCCCGCGCTGGTCCTGCTGCCGCTGCTGCTCGCGCTGCTGGTGCAGAAGAACATCCCCGGCATCACCTTCTTCCGCTCGGCCTTCTACACCCCGGTCGTCGCCTCGATCGTCGTCGTCGGGCTGATCTGGGTCTGGCTCCTCGACGAGCGCGGCCTGGTCAACTCGCTGCTGGAGACGCTCGGCGGGAGCCCCGTCGGCTTCCTCAGCGACCAGTGGCTGATCCTGCTCAGCGCGATGGGCGTCACGGTCTGGAAGGGCCTCGGCTACTACATGATCATCTATCTGGCGGCGCTGGCCAACGTGCCCCGTGAGCTGCACGAGGCCGCCGCCGTGGACGGCGCGGGCGCGGTCCGCCGCTTCCTCACCGTCACGGTGCCCGCGGTCCGCTCCACCATGGTCCTGGTCGCCGCGCTCTCCTCGGTCGCCGCCTTCAAGGTGTTCTCCGAGGTGTACCTGATGGCGGGCCCCAGCGGTGGACCGGCAGGCGAGGACACCACCCTCGTGATGCTGGTCCAGCGCACCGGCACCGGCCTCACCGGCCGGGTCGGCTACGCCTCCGCCATCTCCGTCGTCGTCTTCGTCGTCACCGTCGTCCTGATGCTGCTCGTTCTGCGCGCCGACCGGAAGGAGGATGCGTGA
- a CDS encoding sugar ABC transporter substrate-binding protein, whose translation MPTSRRTFAVAAVAALVLPLSACGSGGDGGSSTDASGKVEGDITFQTWNLRANFKDYFEGLIADFEKKYPDTHVKWVDQPGEGYADKISADAAGGTLPDVVNVSPDLVAPLAKAGLALDLDKAAGQYEREYLEGAWASHRIPGMDGTYAFPWYLNTGPLFYNKSLFEKAGLDPEQPPKTYDEVFDAALKIADKTDGEVATLANVPTIEDFGRYGVPLMNKEGTAFAFNDAKGVQLLTRYKELYEAKALDPQALTATPESSGKKFLTGAVAMNPGSALDLANFKKQAPNLYKNIGITDQITSTGHVNMYVMGLMVNAQSERKPAAVAFAHYVTDAAHQMSFAKQVAIFPSTAGSLDDPYFTKEDGTDETRVRVAAAKSLKTAVNYTPVLFSEQMKTELRNEVAKALQGKQSPEEALDNAVKACDRLLQQQG comes from the coding sequence GTGCCCACCTCGCGCAGAACATTCGCCGTCGCCGCCGTCGCCGCCCTCGTCCTGCCGCTCAGTGCCTGCGGCTCCGGAGGCGACGGCGGTTCTTCGACCGACGCCTCGGGCAAGGTCGAGGGCGACATCACCTTCCAGACCTGGAACCTGCGGGCCAACTTCAAGGACTACTTCGAGGGCCTGATCGCCGACTTCGAGAAGAAGTACCCCGACACCCACGTCAAGTGGGTGGACCAGCCCGGCGAGGGCTACGCCGACAAGATCAGCGCCGACGCCGCCGGCGGCACCCTGCCCGACGTCGTCAACGTCTCCCCGGACCTCGTCGCCCCGCTCGCCAAGGCGGGCCTCGCCCTCGACCTGGACAAGGCCGCCGGCCAGTACGAGAGGGAGTACCTGGAAGGGGCCTGGGCCAGCCACCGGATACCGGGCATGGACGGCACCTACGCCTTCCCCTGGTACCTCAACACCGGTCCGCTCTTCTACAACAAGTCCCTCTTCGAGAAGGCCGGACTCGACCCCGAGCAGCCGCCGAAGACGTACGACGAGGTCTTCGACGCCGCCCTGAAGATCGCCGACAAGACCGACGGCGAGGTCGCCACGCTCGCCAACGTGCCCACCATCGAGGACTTCGGCCGCTACGGCGTACCGCTCATGAACAAGGAGGGCACCGCCTTCGCGTTCAACGACGCCAAGGGCGTCCAGCTCCTCACCCGCTACAAGGAGCTGTACGAGGCCAAGGCCCTCGACCCGCAGGCGCTGACGGCGACACCCGAGTCCTCCGGGAAGAAGTTCCTCACCGGCGCCGTCGCCATGAACCCGGGCAGCGCCCTCGACCTCGCCAACTTCAAGAAGCAGGCGCCGAACCTGTACAAGAACATCGGCATCACCGACCAGATCACCAGCACCGGCCACGTCAACATGTACGTCATGGGCCTGATGGTCAACGCGCAGAGCGAGCGCAAGCCCGCCGCGGTCGCCTTCGCGCACTACGTCACCGACGCGGCGCACCAGATGTCGTTCGCCAAGCAGGTCGCCATCTTCCCGAGCACCGCCGGTTCGCTGGACGACCCGTACTTCACCAAGGAGGACGGCACCGACGAGACCCGTGTCCGGGTCGCCGCCGCCAAGTCGCTGAAGACGGCCGTCAACTACACGCCCGTGCTGTTCAGCGAGCAGATGAAGACCGAGCTGCGCAACGAGGTCGCCAAGGCGCTCCAGGGCAAGCAGAGCCCCGAGGAAGCCCTCGACAACGCTGTCAAGGCGTGCGACCGGCTGCTTCAGCAGCAGGGCTGA
- a CDS encoding carbohydrate ABC transporter permease — MSIAEKTRPAERPGATHRGRKREPRVTDEHGRRVRGWELALRYLLLLGVLALTIGPFLWQLSTSLKGPTEDIFSSPPKFLPADPTLHNYERVADTIPVWDYALNSLKVAAANVVTNCVGAALAGYALARLRYRGRRVATLVFILAMLVPVEGIIIAQFTTMRELGLNNTLVGVVLPGCVSALNVLLMRNAFLNLPHEIEEAAFVDGANVWQRFYRIALPAVKGTLAVVAIFAFMGAWDDFLWPLIVLSDPSRFTLTIGLNYLHGTFANDERLVAAGTIIAVAPLIVLFACLQRYFFRGVGEGAVKG, encoded by the coding sequence GTGAGCATCGCCGAGAAGACCCGGCCCGCCGAGCGGCCAGGGGCCACCCACCGGGGACGGAAACGGGAGCCGCGCGTCACCGACGAGCACGGCCGCCGCGTACGTGGGTGGGAACTGGCGCTGCGCTACCTGCTGCTGCTCGGCGTCCTGGCCCTGACCATCGGGCCGTTCCTGTGGCAGCTGTCGACCTCCCTCAAGGGCCCCACCGAGGACATCTTCAGCTCCCCGCCGAAGTTCCTGCCCGCCGACCCCACCCTGCACAACTACGAGCGGGTCGCCGACACCATCCCGGTGTGGGACTACGCCCTGAACTCGCTGAAGGTCGCCGCGGCCAACGTCGTCACCAACTGCGTCGGCGCCGCCCTCGCCGGCTACGCCCTGGCCCGTCTGCGCTACCGGGGCCGACGCGTCGCCACGCTGGTGTTCATCCTGGCCATGCTCGTGCCGGTGGAGGGCATCATCATCGCCCAGTTCACCACCATGCGGGAGCTGGGCCTCAACAACACCCTGGTCGGCGTGGTGCTGCCGGGCTGTGTCAGCGCCCTGAACGTGCTGCTGATGCGCAACGCCTTCCTCAACCTCCCGCACGAGATCGAGGAGGCCGCCTTCGTCGACGGCGCGAACGTCTGGCAGCGCTTCTACCGGATCGCGCTGCCCGCCGTGAAGGGCACCCTCGCCGTCGTCGCGATCTTCGCCTTCATGGGCGCCTGGGACGACTTCCTGTGGCCCCTGATCGTGCTCAGCGACCCGTCCAGGTTCACCCTGACCATCGGCCTGAACTACCTGCACGGCACCTTCGCCAACGACGAACGCCTCGTCGCCGCCGGCACGATCATCGCCGTGGCGCCGCTCATCGTCCTCTTCGCCTGCCTCCAGCGGTACTTCTTCCGCGGCGTGGGCGAGGGTGCCGTCAAGGGCTGA